Proteins from one Archocentrus centrarchus isolate MPI-CPG fArcCen1 chromosome 8, fArcCen1, whole genome shotgun sequence genomic window:
- the LOC115785178 gene encoding intercellular adhesion molecule 1-like, translating to MWPIRMLSFLMLILSLCDAGSTCTIEDSPLILHPRRIIEEYGGNPVSVNCTSESDNHNGMYWTVGNESSPIEKEEPLISYSVPLSDWDVKAECKIKLNESYECSRKLKVILFKNPEVVLSAQRVNVMGEETQHRLQCDIINVAPVQHLTVSWYKNNESIMTQSFNDTTKTPVNESSVLRVTISREENEVQFRCEAQLDFGSYGPQLPVISQTYSISAHYAPELNTKNNPHDISTLEGTDITLSCEAEGNPPPVYHWTCDGVNQLENTNSLSITGVNHNVTCTCTATNDLGNITKTIHVHVKERGCPLTLTPSEIVVRFGDPVSINCSTSATYVVGMGWEAPFGGTGFEPPPAVIWRVEKVEEWTPSPSCYATLDDHSQCLVSPVITVYKPPDSVSVSAVDHSSILEGREYHLKCDINNVAPVQNLSVTWYRGKETVLTQKFDEFSVTPVNKSSSLRVTAQRDHNGSVFRCEAELQLGPKGPELSPSVISAPYTAVVLYAPEFKEGSDSKEVLLGENVTLSCSADSNPPAIIEWIYAAAGNSKETTEGRQRTVTITRATFINAGVYICVGENKVGRKARSVTLLVKDGSTKILFPVIWVFLIVFTIGVVLLMFLLNNMKKKRGHYSVSSNKVPKGSDIPLVPVNSSI from the exons ATGTGGCCTATCAGAATGCTGAGCTTCCTCATGCTCATCCTTTCACTGTGTG ATGCTGGCAGCACATGCACAATAGAGGACAGCCCTCTTATTCTGCACCCACGTAGGATTATAGAAGAATATGGAGGAAATCCTGTCTCTGTAAACTGTACCAGTGAAAGTGATAATCATAATGGGATGTACTGGACAGTTGGAAATGAAAGCTCTCCCATCGAAAAAGAAGAACCTTTAATCTCCTACTCAGTGCCACTGTCAGACTGGGATGTGAAGGCCgagtgtaaaataaaattaaatgagtCTTATGAATGTAGCAGGAAACTTAAAGTTATTCTATTTA AAAATCCAGAAGTTGTTCTTTCTGCACAGCGTGTAAATGTGATGGGAGAagaaacacagcacagactgcagtgtgacatcatcaatgttGCTCCTGTTCAGCACCTCACTGTTAGCTGgtacaaaaacaatgaaagcatCATGACACAGTCTTTCAATGACACAACCAAAACACCAGTAAATGAGTCCTCTGTTCTGAGAGTCACCATcagcagagaagaaaatgaaGTTCAGTTCAGATGTGAAGCTCAGCTGGACTTTGGATCATATGGACCACAACTTCCTGTCATTTCTCAAACATACAGTATTTCAGCACACT ATGCTCCTGAGCTGAACACAAAAAATAATCCTCATGACATTTCAACACTTGAGGGCACTGATATCACCTTGAGCTGTGAAGCTGAGGGAAACCCTCCTCCTGTCTATCACTGGACTTGTGATGGAGTGAATCAGTTGGAGAACACAAACAGTCTCAGCATCACTGGAGTGAACCATAATGTGACCTGCACCTGCACAGCTACCAATGATCTGGGAAACATAACTAAGACAATTCATGTTCATGTCAAAGAAAGAG GTTGCCCTCTCACACTGACGCCTTCTGAAATTGTTGTGAGATTTGGAGATCCAGTTTCAATCAACTGCAGCACATCAGCCACATATGTTGTTGGAATGGGCTGGGAGGCTCCATTTGGAGGCACGGGATTTGAACCTCCTCCTGCTGTCATATGGAGGGTCGAAAAAGTGGAAGAGTGGACTCCAAGTCCTTCCTGCTATGCTACTCTGGATGATCATTCCCAGTGTTTAGTGAGTCCAGTCATCACTGTTTATA AACCTCCAGACTCTGTGTCAGTCTCTGCAGTGGATCATAGTTCCATACTGGAGGGCAGAGAGTATCACCTGAAATGTGATATCAACAATGTGGCTCCTGTGCAGAATCTCAGTGTGACGTGGTACAGAGGCAAAGAAACTGTGCTCACACAGAAGTTTGATGAATTCAGTGTGACTCCAGTAAATAAATCTTCTAGTCTCAGAGTCACCGCTCAGAGAGATCACAATGGATCAGTTTTCAGATGTGAGGCTGAGCTGCAGCTGGGACCCAAAGGACCAGAGTTGTCCCCTTCTGTGATCTCAGCACCTTACACTGCTGTTGTTCTCT ATGCCCCTGAGTTCAAAGAAGGCAGTGACAGCAAGGAGGTGCTCCTGGGTGAGAATGTTACTTTAAGCTGCAGTGCTGACAGTAACCCTCCCGCTATCATTGAATGGATCTATGCAGCTGCTGGGAATTCAAAAGAGACCACCGAGGGGCGCCAGAGGACTGTCACTATCACCAGAGCCACCTTCATCAATGCCggtgtttacatttgtgttggAGAGAACAAAGTTGGGAGAAAGGCAAGATCTGTCACACTGCTGGTCAAAG aTGGAAGTACTAAAATCCTCTTTCCAGTCATTTGGGTGTTTCTCATTGTGTTCACCATCGGCGTCGTCCTGCTCATGTTCCTTTTAaacaatatgaagaaaaaacgTGGACATTACAGTGTTTCTTCCAACAAAGTACCAAAGGGTTCAGATATCCCTTTGGTACCAGTTAATAGCAGTATTTAG